From Halotia branconii CENA392, the proteins below share one genomic window:
- the hpsO gene encoding hormogonium polysaccharide biosynthesis glycosyltransferase HpsO: protein MKILVASHTYIVDLNCEKLRALSQLEPGIEVTVVVPKSWKPGGVQNTTIETQYRDEGTFRIVPVTNFSQNHQGLLTFGTDLISLLRQFRPQIIQVEQGSRGLAYTQMIALNHLLGLKAKNIFFTWWNLPYELKLPVALLEKYNLNHSHGIISGNQDGAEVLRQRGYKGLIKVMPQLGVDESLFTPKTQPELATKLGIASNDFVVGFVGRFVQEKGLLTLLKALISLQNYPWKLLLLGRGLLQEELIKIATENNFKERLLIVESVPHNEVANYINLMSTLVLPSETTYNFKTLTSVGWKEQFGHVIIEAMACQVPVIGSDSGEIPYVIGDAGLVFPEGDARALASCLMQLIEKPDFAQSLGEMGYQKAMVKYTNKALAKQQFEFYQELVNEGRS from the coding sequence ATGAAAATTTTAGTTGCCAGCCATACTTATATTGTAGATCTTAACTGTGAAAAATTACGCGCCTTATCTCAATTAGAACCCGGAATTGAAGTAACGGTTGTAGTTCCCAAAAGCTGGAAACCTGGGGGTGTACAAAACACTACTATTGAAACTCAATATCGAGATGAAGGTACTTTTAGAATAGTTCCAGTTACTAACTTTAGTCAAAATCACCAAGGACTACTGACCTTTGGTACTGATTTAATCTCTTTATTGCGGCAATTTCGTCCCCAAATTATCCAGGTAGAGCAAGGTTCTAGAGGTCTGGCATACACTCAGATGATTGCTTTAAATCACCTATTAGGACTAAAAGCTAAAAATATATTTTTTACTTGGTGGAATCTACCTTATGAACTCAAATTACCAGTTGCTTTATTAGAAAAGTATAACCTTAACCATAGCCACGGGATCATTTCTGGTAATCAAGATGGGGCAGAAGTTTTACGGCAACGAGGATATAAAGGATTAATTAAAGTTATGCCACAACTTGGTGTAGATGAAAGTTTATTTACGCCAAAAACCCAACCGGAACTAGCAACTAAGTTAGGTATTGCTTCAAATGATTTTGTAGTAGGTTTTGTAGGAAGATTTGTACAAGAAAAAGGTTTGTTAACTTTATTAAAAGCTTTAATTAGTTTACAAAATTACCCGTGGAAATTACTACTACTAGGACGTGGTCTTCTACAAGAAGAGTTAATTAAAATAGCAACAGAAAATAATTTTAAAGAAAGACTGCTAATAGTAGAAAGCGTTCCACATAATGAAGTTGCGAATTATATAAATCTGATGAGTACTTTGGTACTGCCTTCAGAAACAACCTACAATTTTAAAACTTTAACTTCTGTTGGTTGGAAAGAACAATTTGGCCATGTAATTATTGAAGCAATGGCTTGTCAAGTACCTGTGATTGGTTCCGATTCTGGTGAAATTCCTTATGTAATTGGTGATGCTGGTTTAGTTTTTCCTGAAGGTGATGCCAGGGCATTGGCTAGTTGCTTAATGCAGTTAATAGAAAAGCCAGATTTTGCCCAATCTCTCGGTGAAATGGGTTATCAAAAAGCAATGGTTAAATATACAAATAAGGCTTTGGCAAAACAGCAATTTGAATTTTATCAAGAATTAGTGAATGAAGGCAGGAGTTAG
- the hpsN gene encoding hormogonium polysaccharide biosynthesis glycosyltransferase HpsN, producing the protein MIDLPLISVIIPTYGREETLQDSIVDVLNQDYPNFEVLVVDQSPKHKPEVQAYLEEMATLGKIKWFHLDWASLPGARNYGVRRSNGEIILFIDDDVKLTPEFIAAHAKNYQQNPEVGAVAGRVFDRMKLGDSGGELQIEYLPPQAMDPGIAWYHIDLVHTIKPQQVLTARGCNMSFRREIFTNHGLKFDERFRGSAVREESDFCLRLRQTGYKIWYDPEAYLIHLGEETGGCHDISMRSLKYQLTFYHNHFLLGLKNLTVTQALRLYARLFDCHVLGRPPCHKSGSPIKILTRAFFYTLGFLKALGTVMQSSWNDGQIYSRLDQQIKSV; encoded by the coding sequence ATGATTGATTTACCTTTAATTTCTGTAATCATCCCAACTTATGGGCGAGAGGAAACGCTACAAGATAGTATTGTGGATGTTCTTAATCAAGATTATCCGAATTTTGAGGTTTTAGTAGTAGACCAATCTCCCAAACATAAGCCAGAAGTTCAAGCTTACCTAGAAGAAATGGCAACACTAGGTAAAATTAAATGGTTTCATCTCGATTGGGCAAGTTTGCCAGGGGCGCGTAATTATGGTGTACGGCGCTCAAATGGTGAAATAATTTTATTTATTGATGATGATGTTAAATTAACTCCAGAATTTATTGCAGCCCATGCCAAAAACTATCAGCAAAATCCCGAAGTGGGGGCTGTGGCAGGAAGAGTTTTTGACAGAATGAAATTGGGCGATTCTGGTGGAGAATTGCAAATTGAATATCTGCCTCCCCAGGCTATGGACCCAGGAATTGCTTGGTATCATATTGACTTAGTACATACAATCAAACCCCAACAAGTTCTGACAGCAAGGGGTTGTAATATGTCTTTTCGGCGTGAAATCTTTACCAACCACGGATTAAAGTTTGATGAAAGGTTTCGCGGTAGTGCAGTCCGCGAGGAATCAGATTTTTGTTTGCGGCTGCGGCAGACCGGATATAAGATTTGGTACGACCCAGAGGCTTATTTAATCCACTTAGGAGAAGAAACGGGGGGTTGTCATGATATTAGTATGCGATCGCTCAAATATCAACTCACCTTCTACCACAATCATTTCTTGCTGGGGCTGAAAAACCTGACTGTTACCCAGGCTTTACGATTATACGCCCGTTTATTTGACTGTCACGTCCTCGGAAGACCCCCATGTCATAAAAGCGGTTCCCCGATTAAAATTTTGACTCGCGCTTTTTTCTACACGTTAGGTTTTCTTAAAGCCTTGGGTACAGTTATGCAATCATCATGGAATGATGGGCAAATTTATAGTCGTCTTGATCAACAAATTAAAAGTGTTTGA
- the purB gene encoding adenylosuccinate lyase: MIERYTLPEMGDLWTESYKLTTWLQVEIAVCEAQAQLGYIPSSAVEEIKTKANFDPKRVLEIEAEVRHDVIAFLTNVNEYVGDAGRYIHLGLTSSDVLDTALALQLVASLDVLSQRLEDLIGAIRQKAHEHRYTVMAGRSHGIHAEPITFGFKLAGWLAEVLRHQERLKILRETIAVGKISGAVGTYANIEPRVEAIACQKLGLQPDTASTQVISRDRHADYVQQLALIAASIERFAVEIRNLQKTDVLEVEEFFAKGQKGSSAMPHKRNPIRSERLTGMARLVRSHAGAALENVALWHERDISHSSVERVILPDACILTHFMLVEITQLVKNLLVYPDNMARNLNCYGGVVFSQKVLLALVEKGSSREEAYTIVQENAHAAWNKPEGDFHNLISKDPRVTQRLSSAEIEACFDPQQHLRHLEDVYQRLGI, from the coding sequence TTGATTGAGCGTTATACTTTGCCCGAAATGGGCGACCTGTGGACTGAATCTTATAAGTTAACAACCTGGCTACAGGTAGAGATTGCGGTCTGTGAAGCCCAAGCCCAACTGGGTTACATCCCATCTAGTGCAGTTGAGGAAATTAAAACCAAGGCAAATTTTGACCCCAAGCGGGTACTAGAAATTGAAGCAGAAGTCCGTCATGATGTCATCGCCTTTCTCACGAATGTTAATGAATATGTTGGTGATGCCGGGCGTTATATTCACTTGGGTTTAACCAGTTCAGATGTGCTAGATACGGCTTTAGCACTGCAATTGGTCGCTAGTCTAGATGTATTGTCACAGCGCCTAGAAGATTTGATTGGGGCTATTCGCCAAAAGGCGCATGAACATCGCTATACAGTCATGGCTGGCCGATCGCATGGTATCCACGCTGAACCGATTACCTTTGGTTTTAAGTTGGCTGGATGGTTGGCAGAAGTGTTGCGACATCAAGAACGCTTAAAAATTCTGCGCGAAACGATCGCCGTTGGTAAAATTTCTGGGGCGGTAGGAACTTATGCCAATATTGAACCTCGTGTAGAAGCGATCGCTTGCCAAAAACTTGGACTCCAACCCGATACAGCCTCAACACAAGTGATTTCCCGCGATCGCCATGCTGACTATGTGCAGCAGTTAGCCTTAATAGCAGCATCCATTGAACGTTTTGCTGTGGAAATTCGCAATCTACAAAAAACAGACGTTCTAGAAGTCGAAGAATTTTTTGCCAAAGGTCAAAAAGGCTCCTCCGCCATGCCACACAAGCGTAACCCCATCCGTTCTGAACGGCTGACAGGAATGGCGCGACTGGTAAGAAGTCATGCCGGTGCAGCCTTAGAAAACGTTGCCCTTTGGCACGAGCGCGATATTTCCCACAGTTCTGTAGAACGGGTAATCTTGCCAGATGCTTGCATTTTGACGCACTTTATGTTGGTGGAAATAACCCAATTAGTGAAAAATTTATTGGTTTATCCAGATAACATGGCCAGAAATCTCAATTGCTATGGTGGTGTAGTATTTAGCCAAAAAGTGCTACTCGCTTTAGTAGAAAAGGGAAGCAGCCGAGAAGAAGCTTATACGATCGTCCAAGAAAACGCCCATGCCGCTTGGAATAAACCAGAAGGCGATTTCCACAATTTGATTAGTAAAGATCCGCGTGTTACTCAAAGGCTGTCTTCAGCAGAAATTGAGGCATGTTTTGATCCTCAGCAACATCTGCGGCATTTAGAAGATGTTTACCAAAGGTTGGGTATATAA
- the hpsP gene encoding hormogonium polysaccharide biosynthesis glycosyltransferase HpsP: MKILQIVPSISLIYGGPSQMVLGLAPVLAKQGVEVTILTTDSNGDSGQKPLDVPLNRPIKQDGYEIIYFRCAPFRRYKFSLDLLKWLKLHANEFDLAHIHALFSPISSAAATVCRQQNLPYILRPLGTLDPADLRKKKQLKQLYVALLERSNLVGAAAIHFTSEQEAKISERFGVVTQDLIIPLGVIPPLSNDNRVSVVRSQLAIPEDVPLILFMSRIDPKKGLDLLIPALEKLIAIDCNFHFVLAGTNPQDPDYEQKIKLKIENSPLRSHTTITGFVSGDLKASLLQAADLFVLPSYYENFGIAVAEAMVAGVPVVISDQVHIYQQVIDSNSGWVCTTNIQILVKLIKEALQNPQERQQRGLNAQNYALQHFSWDAIARQIIQAYQQILAT, encoded by the coding sequence ATGAAAATTTTACAAATTGTCCCTTCAATTTCTCTCATTTACGGTGGTCCTAGTCAAATGGTACTAGGACTTGCTCCCGTACTAGCTAAACAGGGAGTGGAAGTGACAATCTTGACGACTGATAGTAATGGTGATAGTGGTCAAAAACCTCTGGATGTTCCTTTGAATCGACCGATTAAACAAGATGGCTATGAAATAATTTATTTTCGTTGTGCGCCATTTCGTCGCTACAAATTTTCACTTGATTTATTAAAATGGCTAAAACTTCATGCCAATGAATTTGATTTAGCACATATTCATGCTCTTTTTTCTCCTATCAGTAGTGCTGCTGCTACTGTGTGTCGTCAACAAAATTTACCTTATATTTTGCGTCCTTTAGGTACTCTTGATCCGGCTGATTTACGTAAGAAGAAACAATTAAAACAACTTTATGTGGCGCTTCTGGAACGTTCCAATTTAGTTGGGGCAGCAGCAATTCATTTTACTAGTGAGCAAGAAGCGAAAATTTCAGAACGATTTGGAGTAGTGACGCAAGATTTAATAATTCCTCTGGGTGTTATTCCCCCCTTGAGTAATGATAATAGGGTAAGTGTAGTACGCAGTCAGTTGGCAATACCTGAAGATGTGCCTTTGATACTATTTATGTCGCGGATTGACCCGAAAAAGGGTTTAGATTTATTGATTCCAGCTTTAGAAAAGCTGATAGCGATTGATTGCAATTTTCATTTTGTTTTAGCTGGAACAAATCCCCAAGACCCAGATTACGAACAAAAGATAAAATTGAAAATTGAAAATTCACCTCTGCGATCGCACACTACAATTACTGGTTTTGTTAGCGGTGATTTAAAAGCTAGTTTACTACAAGCTGCTGACTTATTTGTGTTACCTTCATATTATGAAAACTTTGGCATTGCTGTAGCTGAGGCTATGGTAGCAGGAGTACCTGTAGTCATCTCCGATCAAGTGCATATTTATCAGCAAGTAATTGATAGTAATTCCGGGTGGGTATGTACAACAAATATACAAATACTTGTAAAGTTAATCAAAGAAGCTTTGCAAAATCCTCAAGAACGCCAGCAACGGGGATTAAATGCCCAAAACTATGCATTGCAGCATTTTAGTTGGGATGCGATCGCTCGGCAAATAATTCAAGCGTATCAACAAATTCTAGCAACTTAG
- a CDS encoding DUF4126 domain-containing protein, giving the protein MVEILAMLSASAAAGMRIGIPLLIIGLLQGSSLWSQVPILSHISSPLLLGCLTSWSLVELFALKKLWGQRILQLIELSLSPLVGAIMGLAVASATAAPNWLIALIGGLFALVLQLVQVGWFYRLRGLPLWAVFLQDTLCIALVFFAFDAPRQGGLIALILLLLAVLSVKQWYDWYHQGKKYISN; this is encoded by the coding sequence ATGGTTGAAATCTTGGCCATGCTTTCTGCTTCTGCCGCAGCAGGAATGAGAATAGGCATACCTCTATTGATCATTGGACTGTTACAAGGCAGCAGTTTATGGTCACAAGTCCCAATTTTATCTCACATTTCCTCACCACTGTTGTTAGGCTGCCTTACTAGTTGGTCGTTAGTTGAATTATTTGCTTTAAAAAAACTCTGGGGGCAAAGAATACTACAACTAATTGAGTTATCACTGTCTCCCTTAGTAGGAGCAATTATGGGGTTAGCAGTCGCCTCCGCAACAGCAGCACCTAACTGGCTGATTGCCTTAATTGGAGGTTTATTTGCTTTAGTGCTGCAATTAGTTCAAGTTGGCTGGTTCTACCGCTTGCGTGGTTTACCATTGTGGGCAGTTTTTCTTCAAGATACCTTGTGCATTGCCTTGGTGTTTTTTGCCTTCGATGCGCCTAGACAGGGGGGATTAATTGCTTTGATTCTTCTGTTGTTGGCAGTATTGAGTGTAAAGCAGTGGTATGACTGGTATCACCAAGGTAAGAAGTATATAAGTAATTGA